The following coding sequences lie in one Nocardioides sambongensis genomic window:
- a CDS encoding ABC transporter ATP-binding protein, producing the protein MSTTATSTPLFGMHGVTVTFGGLTALADVDLDVEPGQVLGVIGPNGAGKTTLFNVACGFIRPDAGAISWRGQDVGRLRPHRLASLGIARTLQGLGLFDHMNVLDNVVAGADRWASSGFWADLLALPRSGRDERALRERAMDALSELGIAEHAARYPGSMPYGLRKRVALARALVAEPDLLMLDEPASGLSEAEMADLGELIAGLRGRMSVMLVEHHMDLVMSVCDSLVVLDFGRVIARGRPDEVRDDPAVLAAYLGVEVDHDRHGTTGEAGR; encoded by the coding sequence GTGTCCACCACTGCGACGAGCACCCCGCTGTTCGGGATGCACGGCGTCACCGTGACCTTCGGCGGTCTGACCGCGCTCGCCGACGTCGACCTCGACGTCGAGCCCGGACAGGTCCTCGGCGTGATCGGCCCCAACGGCGCCGGCAAGACCACGCTCTTCAACGTCGCCTGCGGCTTCATCCGTCCCGACGCCGGCGCGATCAGCTGGCGGGGCCAGGACGTCGGCCGGCTGCGGCCGCACCGCCTCGCCTCGCTCGGGATCGCCCGCACGCTGCAGGGCCTGGGCCTGTTCGACCACATGAACGTGCTGGACAACGTCGTCGCCGGGGCCGACCGGTGGGCCTCCAGCGGCTTCTGGGCCGACCTCCTGGCGCTGCCCCGCAGCGGCCGGGACGAGCGTGCCCTGCGCGAGCGGGCGATGGATGCGCTCTCCGAGCTCGGCATCGCCGAGCACGCCGCCCGCTACCCGGGCTCGATGCCCTATGGCCTGCGCAAGCGGGTGGCGCTGGCCCGGGCCCTGGTCGCCGAACCGGACCTCTTGATGCTGGACGAGCCGGCCAGCGGGCTCTCCGAGGCCGAGATGGCCGACCTCGGCGAGCTGATCGCCGGCCTGCGCGGCCGGATGTCGGTGATGCTCGTCGAGCACCACATGGACCTGGTGATGAGTGTCTGCGACTCCCTGGTGGTCCTGGACTTCGGCCGGGTGATCGCCCGCGGTCGGCCCGACGAGGTGCGCGACGACCCGGCGGTGCTCGCCGCCTACCTCGGCGTCGAGGTCGACCACGACCGGCACGGTACGACGGGGGAGGCGGGCCGATGA
- a CDS encoding ATP-binding cassette domain-containing protein: MTSLTVHGLGVSYGPVRALDGVGFEVPGGITAVLGANGAGKTTLLRTLSGLVAPTAGTARLDDIDLLRTPAEEMTRVGLAHVPRDAA; this comes from the coding sequence ATGACCAGCCTGACCGTGCACGGACTCGGCGTCAGCTACGGCCCGGTCCGCGCCCTGGACGGCGTCGGCTTCGAGGTGCCCGGCGGGATCACCGCCGTGCTCGGCGCGAACGGCGCGGGGAAGACGACGCTGCTGCGCACCCTCTCCGGCCTGGTCGCCCCCACCGCCGGGACCGCGCGCCTCGACGACATCGACCTGCTGCGCACCCCCGCCGAGGAGATGACCCGGGTGGGGCTGGCCCACGTCCCGAGGGACGCGGCGTGA
- a CDS encoding ATP-binding cassette domain-containing protein, with protein sequence MIAELTVAENLHLGALGARAARRGADRRFDLARVYDLFPVLGERAGQTAHTLSGGERQMLVVGRALLAEPSILLLDEPSLGLAPRVVAQIFALIRDLVDQDGLTVLLAEQNARSALSIADRALVLGLGRVVVDEPAATLAGDDRLRHAYLGA encoded by the coding sequence GTGATCGCCGAGCTCACCGTCGCGGAGAACCTGCACCTCGGTGCGCTGGGCGCTCGGGCCGCCCGGCGCGGCGCGGACCGCCGGTTCGACCTGGCGCGGGTCTACGACCTCTTCCCGGTGCTGGGGGAGCGGGCCGGTCAGACCGCGCACACCCTCTCCGGTGGCGAGCGACAGATGCTGGTGGTCGGCCGGGCGCTGCTCGCCGAGCCGTCCATCCTGCTCCTCGACGAGCCCTCCCTCGGCCTCGCACCGCGCGTGGTGGCGCAGATCTTCGCGCTGATCCGCGACCTCGTCGACCAGGACGGCCTCACCGTGCTGCTCGCCGAGCAGAACGCCCGCAGCGCGCTGTCGATCGCCGACCGCGCGCTGGTCCTCGGCCTGGGCCGCGTCGTCGTCGACGAGCCGGCCGCCACCCTCGCCGGCGACGACCGGCTCCGACACGCCTACCTCGGCGCCTGA